A region of Alkalibaculum bacchi DNA encodes the following proteins:
- a CDS encoding acyltransferase family protein, which translates to MTGIVNTPKLTKKRDFYFDNVKFFLILIVVATHTFSPVIGESWGLERLFYFIYTFHMPAFIIVSGYFMKYIKNLNKYVIKYSKIYLFIQTLYFLVFKFVLKAEIDLTYSDPYYTYWFMFCLIIWYVIFPQVKDLKGILSIAVAAGIAVGYDENFGLFMSLSRVVVFFPYFLIGHYLKKEHIITVKESKWKYIIWVACIVIAYILLKYDIIARPLLQGKSSYAVVGYDMWYAGLYRLALYGVGALFSFGFFLLIPDGEKMYSKLGAQTLYVYLIHGIILKVLRNIGFYEVFNGMELVLIGVLFGLMLTVLVQVVRSKVNPS; encoded by the coding sequence TTGACAGGTATCGTAAATACACCAAAGTTAACGAAAAAACGTGATTTTTATTTTGATAATGTGAAATTCTTTTTGATATTAATTGTAGTGGCCACGCATACTTTTTCTCCGGTTATTGGTGAATCTTGGGGATTAGAGAGATTGTTTTATTTTATTTATACCTTTCACATGCCCGCCTTTATTATAGTATCTGGGTATTTTATGAAGTATATAAAAAACTTGAATAAATATGTAATTAAATACTCTAAGATTTACCTTTTTATACAGACTCTTTATTTTCTAGTGTTTAAGTTTGTTCTTAAAGCAGAAATTGACCTTACTTACTCAGATCCATATTACACTTATTGGTTTATGTTTTGCTTAATTATATGGTATGTGATTTTTCCTCAAGTGAAGGATCTTAAGGGCATACTTTCGATTGCTGTTGCAGCTGGAATTGCAGTGGGATATGATGAGAACTTTGGATTGTTTATGTCCTTATCAAGAGTAGTGGTGTTCTTTCCTTATTTTTTAATAGGTCATTACCTAAAAAAGGAGCATATTATAACGGTAAAAGAAAGTAAATGGAAATACATTATATGGGTGGCGTGTATTGTGATTGCCTACATACTGTTAAAATACGACATCATCGCCAGACCTCTTCTACAAGGAAAAAGTTCTTATGCAGTAGTCGGCTACGACATGTGGTACGCAGGATTGTACAGGCTAGCATTGTATGGGGTTGGGGCATTGTTTAGCTTTGGATTTTTTCTATTGATTCCAGATGGAGAAAAAATGTATTCTAAATTAGGGGCACAGACTTTGTATGTGTATCTTATTCATGGGATTATTTTGAAGGTGTTGAGAAATATTGGATTTTATGAGGTTTTTAATGGGAT